A stretch of DNA from Ranitomeya variabilis isolate aRanVar5 chromosome 1, aRanVar5.hap1, whole genome shotgun sequence:
ggttgattggagtctgcgtaggccaaaattggggctgaggtaagggcattctttatagactGGAACACCTTGTCTTttctctgggcccaagggatgtactgggtcttcaGTACTCCAGcagtccccctcagcagctcattgagGACCTGCCACCTTCACGAAGTCTTTAacgaaccggcggtagtacccgtcgagccccagaaaggcctggagttctcactgttcgagggactggccacttctgtatagcagacactttttctggtgagggtagaactccatcttgtgacactgtgGCCCAGGTGCTCGATCTCTCTGaaaaggtggcacttctttggcttcaccttaagGTTATGAGcctgcagtcttccgagtacctgtccaagccgggcaaggtgttcttcgaatgaggtcaAAAACacaatgacgtcatccagatagatcagggtagcctcaaaatttaagtttcTCGAACACTTTTCTATCAGCCGTTGAaacgtgcccggagcattggagagcccgaagggcatccggttaatctTGAACAGCCCTATAGGGAGCATGAAGGCGTTTTTTTCTgtctctctgccacggctacttgccagtttcTGCTTGCTAGgttcagggtggagaagtacttggctttccccaacgcgatcaaggattcctcgatgcggggataTGAGTCtagcagtgcaggcattgagtttcctgtaatctacgcaGAGCCGGATGGTCCCATCCATTTTCTTGATGAGCACCTCCGggactgcccaagggctctgactactctgcaccactcctgaatccagcatctgcctcagtaatgttttcacctcttgatatatCTTGGGTGGGATCCCCTGGTATCATTCTCGAATTGGATGAGCTTCTCCAGTTGGTATCTCATgcatgatggcttcagtacagccaaaaTCCTCGGCATGATGTGCGAATGCGGCctaattttcccacagcatagcttctattgcttgcacatgctgatggcccagagccttcacatccacttccatttgatcaaggatgacccgtccactccactctggggatggtgtctcttcggtcccttcagcaactgctagggtctaccccgcaccttctttcggtgatagaCCTCTCctcctgactcaccacttcacccttatgtaggtacaccagggtcagatctgtccctcgtgacagggtgacctccctggggcccacattcaaagctcttatggggatgtgtccttgctggaccacagctatcgtacaagcgatcatgacttcttggtccactcctctgcctaccacaggctgaacaatcacttccaacccatcaaggttgcaatgcatccccactggaaggtatactatagtttctcgcttggGAGGCCGgactacaggttctttaccaggagccctgatgacccctacggtCTGATAGGATGGCACACAATTCtgagtcccacagacgcggatcagtcgttgaagggcttatgtgtagtagccttcttccaatatccaggtccccatttggtaaacataatctgatcgagttcacgtaggatagtcattcccagtactacaggcacatcttctttgataggctcagggactagcaggatcccttttctccccacttcttgcccacagattcaaatattcatccacacaacccctgtgaccgggatcggttgttggttggcagcaaacaacggaTCAATgtcgtggttttttttttctggcttGCCCAGGGTCTAGAAATGTTGCTTGAAATGTTTCTGGTATagtcgtcacttgtgacccggtatctattagGCAATCCAATCCACTAGAACTTCCTCgatttcagcacgtaggatgggagaCACCAGCAATCAAGTGTTATGATATGGAGCAGCCTGTCCCCTCGCCTCCcctgcagagtgccgcactactgcgagggttggtagtttaacggcggcttccactggccttgagtatagttccgacagtctctggcaaggtgcccccgtccaccacattcccagcattggatgcctcctccttgcCAGGGgccacctcgagcctgtcctcgtgcctctgaAGCCTGACGGGAGGGTGCTTGCCCCCACTGATCCCTTATTGGTCGGGcctaagaatggttgcatgagtacggtgcgtcagactgttgtagttcccccactataTAACTGTTACAGATTCAATATATGCCACGCAAGCAAATGCAAAccataaacaaataatgatgcttcTCTAGGTATAACCTCCCTGGtctctactaagcaggccacatggctcctgTGTacagactattgaagcctacactaggccctgacatgtgcacaaaacaggaacaaactcacggtcatGTTAGGGACTCggatccagtcccgggggcccccaacagtctagtacggtggtgcacaTGGCTTTTGTCAGCTCTGTggtacgtggtcttctccttgcttcaagGTCCTGAAGGTTCTCcttgaaactgtaaatccctttctcggtatctttgtGGCTTTTCAAACTcgcacaggacagccactcttgctgcacccggaaaagtctgtcaaatttcacaagtccactacattacaggctgtgggtcctctcttgcagctataagcacaaagttatctctgcagcagctccagctcacacacgctgtccaggctccaccctcaccctctgctcagtccagttcattcacagtctattgcaggggagaagcagaacattccatcatgctaAACAAGGGGGTACAGTCTTAGtgacagtgtgttccttactgtccataacagcaccaccctcttgcaTAATGTAGAATGTAGCAATTTGGCCTCAGCGAGTATATGCTGCTTCCAAAAGGCTACTCTTCCTGATCGTGGGCGCATGGCCTTGGAGTTTAAATGAGTCCTGACCCAACACTGGTTTACAATTCTGGAGAGGGGACGAGACGGTGCCTAAGTAATAGACCGAAACTTCTTCATCCAAATGACAAGACTGGGAGGAGAATTGTACTTATGACAATTGGGTTCTTCTGGTCCTTAAAAGATACTTTGGTGTTGTTGGCATATATGCAACAGACTTGTTTGtgtggaggagtttacacttttctgacagtagatggcaatgTTACTGttgtatgcttagttgaatgtaatgcatatacttgttgtactttggtttcactttctctggtaaaaggtcttttCAGGCTtcatgttatgctgtattaagcagCTGATGTATGTACCTCGTGTTCTGTGTAgataagttgaattaccccatataatctactctctcaagtttcttctgtgaccaaagtATGCAACAGGTGTTCCACTTGGCAGATCTGGATCTGAGGGACATTCATATCCTAAGATCACTTATTGGAAATCATATATTGCTAACCGTTTGGAACATAGCTTTTATATATGACCACTCCAACCTGACACATGGCTGAACCATAGGACATGCAAGACTTTTAGATGTGGCGATTTGTAGTTTCTGCATAGTGCGTTCACATGTCTGCAGTATTTTTATGGGGGACTTTGTATATAGCTCTCCACCATCCCAGATTGAGCAGGACTATCCTGATTTGAGGGGTCAGCCCTGCTACATTAGAGGCTGTCGTAACTTCCAGTGCTCAtgcagcgccccctccaccgccgcagggccgaggggtacccggtaccgggcctctgagtctctgcttctggggttgtcacggcggctaggccccggtccgtgaccctgccgtggggggcgcacagtaaaatgcaaggtgtgggtgttggtagtaataatagcgatgtagcggtgcagttgtgggggtgcaggtcgcagtaaataacaaggacaccaagttgcagtctctttacctctttactggagatctctgagtcctcagtccagaacacggttcaccaggctacgcaagtccagccggtccaatggcacctccagagtcctcctctcaggtggagatctgtgccttccttctagcgctatgtgttgtagtccttccctgctgtgctcacggaaagtgaccccacaacggttgtgtctgtttcttaagttccctcacaactcgatttgatgttcctctgtaatccaccccttccctgtattcaggttggaatggcacccgtttgtcaggtaggcctggagttcttccgggaccctagagacgcccctctcccgcaattgccccccaagacttcataggtgatatgtggtagacagcccgcctgagaccgactgtcctgccgctgtttggagtatggcttgaagctgtattctaatccactccctcggcgttccggccaccggtattgcgcctcagcagggtgctgcctctttcaacaaaacccctgctggtattctccttctgcttgatctcgtttctcactcagcacaatctgcctcgcttctagtcctttcttgggcaccgccgctaagctgagcaggcacggtcccgttacgttctctcaatgccaagcctctgccaggatgccacccctggcagagaccctacagtctctcccttcacaacaccctctgccacagggtgttgctctgttcaatcccgtcagcgttctcttctaacttcctgcctgacccccagtttaccaactatggtggggagtggcctaatgaatagcacccttagctccccccggaggccctgctgtgaaacatattggtgtctgtgatacctgattggaggaactccttcagtgccatcgaacgtaccatggctccccttagtggcagagccacagtactgcaacgaccagaactctggggcgctgcactcacttcTCTCCAACTTCTCTCCAACTTCTTATTCTAACTGTAGCTCCTCTTCCTTGTAGACGGGACTTGTAAGTCCTGACCCTCAAGACCCTCAAGACGCTAACCAAGTACCTTGCGCTAATATCACAGTAACTGTccaatgttaaaaaataaaatggtcGCTTCTAGTTCCTGCCAGAGCGCCCCTACAATGATGAGCTTCATCCCAGCATCCCTGTAACTACTACTGTTACTTTTCTGTTACATCAAGTCTAGGAGACTCCAGTAGTGTCTCCTCATCCCCAGTGTAGAGCTCTGTTCAGACACTGGAGATAATACACATGCAGATGAAGCCCTTGGCCGGGTGTGGACCTTCCACTTCAGAGCtgcagagtaagggtaccgtcacagtgaaatttccatcgctgcgacggcacgattcgtgacgtcgcagcatcgtatgaatatcgctccagcgtcgtagactgcggtcacactttgcaatcacggcgctggagcgatgccgaagtccccgggtaaccagggtaaacatcgggtaactaagcgcagggccgcgcttagtaacccgatgtttaccgtggttaccagcgtaaacgtaaaaaaaacaaacagtacatacttacattccggtgtctgtccccggcgttctgcttctctccactgtgtaagcgccatagccggaaagcagagcggtgacgtcagacgtcaccgctgtgctcggcgctttccggctggcaggcgctcacacagtggagagaagctgagacgccggaggacagacaccggaatgtaagtatgtactgtttgttttttttacgtttacgcttgtaaccagggtaaacatcgggttactaagcgcggccctgcgcttagttacccgatgtttaccctggttacaagcgaacacatcgctggatcgctctcacacacaacgatccagcgatgtcagcgggtgatcaagcgacgaaagaaagttccaaacgatgtgctacgacgtacgattctcagcagggtccctgatcgctgctgcgtgtcagacacagtgatatcgtaacgatatcgctagaacgtcacgaatcgtaccgtcgtagcgatggaaatttcactgtgtgacggtaccctaacaggttGTTTTATCCCCTGGGGCTGATGAGTGACCTGATAACAAGGGGGCTCTTATGGCTTTGTATGAACAGAAGAACCACCCTGAGGTCCAATGTACACTAGAGGCAAATCTCACATCTGCAGCTTTACTGAGTCCTTCACTCCCCAAATGTCTGGAGACCTCTATTGTGTGCTGATTGCTGCACATATGACATACCttccatgtttttttgtttgtAACATACCCTACCAAAACAAAACAAAGATTTAGTAAAATTCTGGGGAGGAGGGAATTGGTTGTTCAGGGTCTTTTTAAGTAGCGAGCCTTACAATAGTGTATCGGAACAAATGTTAAGAGAAGAGATTACCCACACAGATAATTTGCAAACCTGAATATAAAAGGTGGAATAAATAACAGTATAGAATATCTGGTTTATATAGCATAATGGCCTACATACAAATAGTGTCCGTGAAATCATGGTGCACttctgaccagtcactggaaagcaacaaaaaactatagaaatgtgaaatctgctccaaataaaagaaactctgctagtttcatacctattcagtgcagtacgATGTGGGTTCCATTTGCGGCCATACACACATCCAAacaatagtgaagttcttgccacacactagtaaggacgtctggtgtaacagagtgaataacatctgtgattttgttttaagtgattaatgtcgttgatacgtACAATGTACACGTTGCTTcacaaccccaaaagtaaaagtctaagtgTCAGATCTGGGGATCGTGATGGccaggggaatgttctatccagaaatacGTGAAGTGGTGGTGTAATGTGGAGGAGCGCCATCCTGTTGAatgatgacaccttctggaaattgtggcactgcatacaattccaatgtGTAAAGATGCGTGTTTGCCGTCACACACTGCTCTGTGAAAAAATAATGtacatgcatcaggccacaccataCGTTCACTTTAGGGGTTACGCTCGAACTcaacgtaggcatgaggatgttcagcagcccatattcggacaTTACGGCAATGAACATGTCCAtagatatggaaggtcgcctcatcgctaaacacaatcttctgcaaaaatcttgcatcattgtcgatctcatgaagcatatctgtagtaaacgcgcatcgtttgggtctatccgccgTTTGATAGCGTGTAACAGCCGCTATTTGTATCCCATAAAACagacgtttctttaacaccttatgaactgtagtcttgcttaggtgtaattgtcgagcactcGCACACACAGATTTTTGTAGGTCTCCCtttaggtagctatcccgtatagcctctacatACTTGTCACTGACTGGCCTACCAGaatggggtttctccaccaaactgccggtttctttcaactgcttatcccaccgagtaatgttattcctatatGGTGGTGCTTTGTTATAAACGCGCCGATATTCACATAGCACTATGGTAACGGATTCGAATTTAgcaagccacagaacacactgaactttcctctgcaccatccacatctcgactggcatggaaaaccacacagctggaataagcttgtggttgcatgatgtcacaggccTGGCAGTGTATTGATCAGAGTTCAgtttcaggggttaatctgactgggggctcagcaacagtttAAACGAGTTTGCGGTGTTTGGTTCTTTATCTCTCctcaacaggtctgatatgattgggccagagaaaaggcgccaaaatgtaaactataaatagatcctgtaaatgatcaaaagtgcaccatgactttatggacataATGTATAAATTACACTGGTCCTTCACAAGCCACCACTTGCCTCTACATTAATTGAATGAatcaaaatttgaaatatttgatGTGGTATCAAGCTCCACACACAACTGATTATGGCATAACTAGCTGCTGCCTTGTCCCTAAAAGCTTTGATCTCCGCCCCAGACTGTTAGCTGTGCATCAATATCAACACAATGACTTTTCATCTCCAGCAGTTGCAATTCAACCATGTAAATCTGCTTATCTCTATCAATATTACATTGGTCATTCTCTGCCAGTTGTCTGTAAGATACAAACTCTCTGCAAATTGGTgacacaacactggcagtggaaatgTGGGGAATCTGTCTTACACATGAACTCTTCATAAACACATCAGTTTAGTTAGAATAATCATATGGAGGGAGAAAAGTGTACACAAGTACCCGGGGAAACTACATTTTTGTATCTTTTATTAAACTATCAAATGCATAAAGGGAAATGTTAAGAAGTGGGAAACCACAGGGTAGTGCCACAGTACTGAATACAGAGATAAAGGCACTAGCAATGCATGCAGTTTTAATAGGTAAATATCAGTATAAAACATCTGATTTATATAAAATGGTCaacatacaaatataaattacagtgGTCCTTCACAGACTACCATAGGGGCTGAGATTTCATAGGACAGGGGACGGGCTGAACAGTCTCTCCAGGGAATCAGAAGGTGAGGGAGGGGGTATTATACAGCCAGAGCCAAGTACCCCAGTGCTGACAGTATTAGTAAAATGGGAAGAAATCCACAAAAGTACTTTACTCTACTGCGAATAGGAGAATAGTGCATGATGCATTGAGACAACGCAAGTCTAAAAGGCATAACAGTAACCGTTACTAGAAAGGACCACAGTAAGATGAGGGACAAATCGTATATACTGCGCCTTAATTTTCTTCCAATGACTCAGGAAGTTCTTAGTTAATTAACCGTACCCCTGTCCTAAAATTATACATCAAGCAATGAAGGTATAAAGCCAACCTTTCATTTATGGAAGATTGCAAAAAGAATATGAAAACCTCCATGTCCTACAAAATTGGGCACAAATGTCATTTAAAATCTGAGATTTCTACTACAAGATGACGTTCATCATACCACTCTTGCTTGGATTCTTCCTAGTTGGGTGACAAGTAGAGCTAGGCTTTTCTAGAAATTACACTTCTGTGCATAAGTGACACGTTCATTGGTCTCATTGTCCTGTTCATGATGCCTTTTTGGCAAGACTGCATCATCCTTAGGTTGTCTGCAGACTCCTCCACATTTGGAGAAAAGCCCGATGGCCGTATACCTCGGATGGGGTTTGCAACCCTTGGGCTAGCCATAAGCTCTCCGGACTGaagcatggaagctgcatagaaatTCATGCTGCTACACAGGggttgggagagccgccggccagtctgtgcacttTATTGTGACCTTTATCAAAGTCATGTGACCGGGTGACTCTTCCCTAATTGTCAAGGGAAAAGGTGATGGAGATCTACTGACCTACATCCACCTCATCCTCTCCTTCAATCTCTGGTGTCTGAAGCTGGTGGTTCTttgggaaggactccaaactgggAGAGCTTGGCATTCTTCTGTTCCAGACTTTGTTTCCTCCACTTAATCCTTCTATTCTGGAACCAGACCTTCACCTAATGAAGAAAGGGGAACACATTGTTGAGAACTTGGATCTAAAGAAAATGTGAGACACTCTATATAATATGGGTCGCTGTTACAGCACTGTGACCCATATGTTACAAAGCAAATATGTTCAGCTAAAATAAAAATGCATTGCCAAACTAAAAGGGCACAAGTTGAGAACAATAGTTGCGCtactctccggcctctcccctctgtcaatcccttcactggctccccattgcccagagactccagtacaaaaccctaaccatgacgtacaaagccatccacaacctgtctcctccttacatctgtgacctcatctcccggtactttcctacacgcaccctccgatcctcacaagatctccttctctactcccctcttatctcctcttcccacaatcgtatacaagatttctcttgcgtatcacccctactctggaaccctctaccacaacacatcagactctcgcccaccatcgaaaccttcaaaaagaatctgaagacccacctcttccgacaagcctacaacctgcagtaaccaccgatcgaccaaaccgctgcatgaccagctctaccctcacctactgtattctcacccatcccttgtagattgtgagccttcgcgggcacggtcctctctcctactgtaccagttatgacttgtattgttcaagattattgtacttgtttttattatgtacacccctcctcacttgtaaagcgccatggaataaatggcgctataaccattattaataataataataataataataataataacagagtaCATGTGCCAGTTCTTACCtgggtttctgtgaggccaagtgtGGCAGCGAGGTCCACTCGTTCTGTCCCAACCATGTACTGCTGCTTCGGGAAGTCTTTCTCCAACTTTTCCAGCTGTTCTGGAGTGAAGACCGTCCTAATCCTCTTCAGTTTGGAGGGTCCCGTCTTGCAGGGCAGACATTCTTTGGGACAGTTGAAGGACATATATCCTGGAAGAAGCAGAAGGTGGCGCTGTTACCACAGGCAAGAAAAAAGGAAGGAGAGATCCTAGGACTGGAGCACACAGAGCTACAACTTCTACAAGTGAAATCCAAGATGATTGTTCTGATGTGAGAAATACAAGATTCAGCAATTCTTATCCTGAAGAATAAAAAGCCACATCTCTCCTGATCTAACCAACTTTTTGTAaagatatattatatattatttgcACCAAAACTAACTATATAGAATTAATATAACAAGATGAGGAATGTGGACTCGCCTCTGTGGCTGCACAGGGGGTACGGACATCGGCACCCTCCAATGAGGTCTATAGTGCTGCTGGGGCTGGGCATGGCCATGGAAGGCTGCAGGTTGGCAGAGAAATATTGGAGGGTAGGACATGGCCCCATAGGAGTAGCCATGAGGTGCAGGGGGCATCTGCCATCCAGGTTCCTCCACAATGACTTGGGGAGCCGGTCTGTTTTCTCTGGATAGTATTGAGTCAATATCAAAGGCTTTCTTGAGACTCTTCTGGTCCTGAATGGCCGCTGGCAGAGCAGGAGCCTGAGCCAAGTGATGGCCAAGCCCTGGGAAGATGGGAGTAGGCTGCATGATGGCAGGGAGAAGTATCCTCAGGTGAAGTACCAGGAGCAGG
This window harbors:
- the LOC143800955 gene encoding LOW QUALITY PROTEIN: homeobox protein not2-like (The sequence of the model RefSeq protein was modified relative to this genomic sequence to represent the inferred CDS: deleted 1 base in 1 codon) — protein: MQPTPIFPGLGHHLAQAPALPAAIQDQKSLKKAFDIDSILSRENRPAPQVIVEEPGWQMPPAPHGYSYGAMSYPPIFLCQPAAFHGHAQPQQHYRPHGGCRCPYPLCSHRGYMSFNCPKECLPCKTGPSKLKRIRTVFTPEQLEKLEKDFPKQQYMVGTERVDLAATLGLTETQVKVWFQNRRIKWRKQSLEQKNAKLSQFGVLPKEPPASDTRD